Proteins encoded within one genomic window of Mycolicibacterium aubagnense:
- a CDS encoding HpcH/HpaI aldolase/citrate lyase family protein — MAVNSKVSRSWLLVNPSREPDLGAVVTTTRSDEVILDLEDAVAPNEKEAARDRVIEFLNSGAQAWVRINDASSDFWSSDCRALADCRGMKGVVLAKTEGGNHMWDTANRLGGELPVIALIETARGLSRVHDIAAARPCFRIAFGVNDYTLDIGVEQDPLALAYSRSQLVVASRAAHIPGPIDGPTRDPDELADGVALTRRMGMTGKLALRSSDADTINIGLSPSDSDISWAQEFVDQFNSRGGKPKDGSDLPRLNRAKIILERARQLRLLPG; from the coding sequence ATGGCCGTGAACTCGAAGGTCTCGCGCTCTTGGCTCCTCGTCAATCCGTCGCGCGAGCCGGATCTCGGGGCAGTAGTGACGACCACCAGATCCGACGAGGTGATACTCGATCTCGAGGACGCCGTCGCGCCCAATGAGAAAGAGGCGGCACGGGACCGAGTCATCGAATTCCTGAACTCGGGTGCGCAGGCCTGGGTCCGGATCAACGACGCGTCGAGTGATTTCTGGTCGTCGGACTGCCGCGCCCTGGCCGATTGCCGCGGCATGAAGGGCGTCGTGCTGGCCAAGACCGAAGGCGGAAACCACATGTGGGACACCGCGAACCGGCTCGGCGGCGAGTTGCCGGTCATCGCGCTGATCGAAACCGCGCGTGGGCTGTCCCGCGTCCATGACATCGCTGCGGCCCGACCGTGCTTTCGTATTGCATTCGGCGTCAACGACTACACGCTGGACATCGGGGTGGAGCAGGACCCGTTGGCGCTCGCCTATAGCCGTTCGCAACTGGTTGTGGCCTCGCGGGCGGCGCACATCCCAGGTCCGATCGACGGGCCGACGCGCGATCCGGACGAGCTTGCCGACGGGGTGGCATTGACCAGACGCATGGGTATGACGGGCAAGCTCGCGCTGCGCTCGTCCGACGCCGACACCATCAACATTGGGCTGAGCCCGTCTGATTCTGACATCAGCTGGGCGCAGGAGTTCGTCGATCAATTCAACAGCCGAGGCGGAAAGCCCAAGGACGGCAGCGACTTACCTCGATTGAACCGCGCCAAGATCATTCTGGAGAGGGCCCGCCAACTCCGGCTGTTGCCGGGCTGA
- a CDS encoding Abi-alpha family protein: MSTDNRRSSGRRHAQWGPFSATFSPPPEQSSSLLPAGTDIGEALPGLVRLAATAWVRTAEWTLVAGLKTGRRALEIAADPASAADSARELISGVAQAGAVFGDLAKAVSNGVSLSQAVVEVSASLTETVTTHEVSYRQEAEEERQQQMEQSLRAQGQALLSRSRDVWNTERSHPAYSRILEEMAPDEARILLLLLRGGPQPAVDIRTGGPIGMVSSRLVAPGLNMIGPRAGLRYLDQVPAYLNNLFRLGLIWFSQEQLRDPLEYQVVEAQPDVLAAMHSVRAHKVVRRSIHLTPFGIDFCRACLVAADEDVAVLPEHQAPNVID; encoded by the coding sequence ATGAGTACTGACAATCGTCGGAGTTCCGGACGGCGCCACGCCCAGTGGGGACCGTTCAGCGCCACGTTCTCTCCGCCGCCGGAGCAGTCCTCGTCGCTTTTACCCGCGGGCACCGACATCGGCGAAGCACTGCCCGGCCTCGTCCGCCTGGCCGCGACGGCCTGGGTGCGTACCGCGGAATGGACCCTGGTTGCCGGACTCAAAACAGGTCGTCGCGCACTTGAGATAGCCGCTGACCCGGCATCGGCAGCCGACTCCGCACGCGAGCTGATATCCGGCGTCGCCCAAGCAGGCGCCGTTTTCGGCGATCTGGCCAAGGCGGTCTCCAATGGAGTCTCGTTGTCGCAGGCCGTCGTCGAGGTCAGTGCCTCGCTCACCGAGACCGTGACGACGCACGAAGTTTCGTATCGGCAAGAGGCGGAAGAAGAGCGCCAACAGCAGATGGAGCAATCGCTGCGCGCTCAGGGCCAGGCACTGCTCTCACGCTCACGCGACGTGTGGAACACCGAGCGCAGCCACCCCGCGTATTCGCGCATCCTGGAAGAGATGGCACCCGACGAGGCCCGCATCCTGCTGTTGCTGCTGCGCGGCGGACCGCAACCGGCGGTCGACATCCGTACGGGTGGCCCCATCGGCATGGTGTCCTCGAGATTGGTGGCTCCTGGCCTCAATATGATCGGCCCGCGCGCGGGGCTGCGGTATCTGGACCAGGTCCCCGCCTACCTCAACAATCTGTTCCGGCTGGGACTGATCTGGTTTTCGCAGGAACAACTGCGTGACCCGCTCGAATACCAGGTGGTCGAGGCGCAGCCGGATGTGCTGGCCGCGATGCACTCGGTGCGCGCGCACAAGGTCGTCCGCCGCTCGATCCACCTCACGCCGTTCGGCATCGACTTCTGCCGTGCCTGCCTGGTGGCAGCGGACGAAGACGTCGCGGTCCTGCCCGAACATCAGGCGCCGAACGTCATCGACTGA
- a CDS encoding arylamine N-acetyltransferase family protein yields MATWQGDQLDLDAYLARIGFHGERVPTVQTLAALHRAHTTSIPFENLDIMLGRAIVLDLDTLQNKLIRHMRGGYCFEHVTVFAAALERLGFRFTALAGRVTLGAETVRPRTHALIVVEFDDNRRWLCDVGFGRGPLEPIELIAGNEVDQDGWQLRLSRAPLGADTEVLHPDQWTLWQRSSVDGEVAWLDRHVFTLDPQYPIDYTVANHYVSTSPRSPFTARPFVQRFTADAQHVLDGTAWTTTKPDGSCFTRDVEIGDVPELLSASFGTELSDDDSAALIEWMHTRRQG; encoded by the coding sequence AGTCCAGACCTTGGCCGCCCTGCACCGGGCCCACACCACCTCGATTCCGTTCGAGAATCTCGACATCATGCTCGGCCGGGCCATCGTTCTCGATCTGGATACCCTGCAGAACAAGCTGATTCGGCACATGCGTGGTGGCTACTGCTTCGAACATGTGACGGTGTTCGCGGCGGCACTGGAGCGACTGGGTTTCCGGTTCACCGCGCTCGCCGGACGCGTCACCCTGGGCGCAGAGACCGTGCGGCCACGGACGCACGCGTTGATCGTGGTCGAATTCGACGACAATCGACGCTGGCTGTGCGATGTCGGATTCGGCCGCGGACCACTCGAACCCATCGAACTCATCGCCGGTAACGAGGTCGACCAAGACGGGTGGCAGTTGCGGCTGTCCCGTGCACCGCTCGGCGCCGACACCGAGGTACTGCACCCGGACCAGTGGACGTTGTGGCAACGGTCGAGTGTGGATGGCGAGGTGGCATGGCTCGACCGGCACGTCTTCACACTCGATCCGCAGTATCCGATCGACTACACCGTCGCCAACCACTATGTGTCGACCTCGCCAAGGTCGCCGTTCACCGCACGGCCCTTCGTCCAGCGATTTACCGCAGATGCCCAGCATGTTCTCGATGGAACCGCCTGGACTACAACGAAGCCCGACGGATCGTGCTTCACACGTGATGTCGAGATCGGCGATGTGCCTGAATTACTGTCCGCCTCCTTCGGCACCGAGCTGTCCGACGACGACAGTGCGGCCCTGATCGAATGGATGCACACCCGCCGCCAGGGATAG
- a CDS encoding SDR family oxidoreductase has protein sequence MHVFVTGGTGHAGSHIIPELIAAGHDVTGLARSDASAEALSALGATVRRGSLEDLDGLKEAAADADGVIHVAHRQDLLPTGGMDAVAAAELPIMLAYGEALAGTGKPLVAAGSIGSPGSLGRPATEEDPALPSGEEHKGTLRARNIVERTVIGLAEQGVRSSIVRLPLIAHDTTDNAGFLPGLIALAREKGVAGYPGDGTNLWCAVHIRDVASLFRLALEKGPAGSYWHAVQDEGVPFRDIAEAIGRRLNMPTVSIPMDVLMLPGYFGQFMNLVTGSFPASSLITRQTLGWYPVGPGLFADLDNGHYFPVAAA, from the coding sequence ATGCACGTTTTCGTCACTGGCGGAACCGGCCATGCCGGTTCACACATCATCCCCGAACTCATCGCCGCCGGGCACGACGTCACCGGCCTGGCCCGGTCGGACGCCTCCGCAGAGGCTCTGTCCGCGCTCGGTGCGACGGTGCGTCGCGGCAGCCTCGAAGACCTTGACGGGCTCAAGGAAGCGGCCGCGGACGCCGATGGCGTCATCCACGTCGCGCACCGGCAAGATCTGCTTCCGACTGGCGGGATGGACGCCGTGGCCGCCGCGGAGCTGCCGATCATGCTCGCCTACGGCGAGGCACTCGCGGGAACCGGGAAGCCACTCGTCGCAGCGGGCAGCATCGGCTCGCCCGGAAGCCTGGGCCGGCCGGCCACCGAGGAAGACCCGGCCCTTCCCAGCGGGGAGGAACACAAGGGCACGCTGCGGGCTCGTAACATCGTGGAACGAACCGTCATTGGCCTCGCCGAGCAAGGAGTGCGGTCTTCAATCGTGCGGCTTCCGCTCATCGCGCACGATACGACCGATAACGCTGGCTTCCTGCCGGGGCTGATCGCGCTCGCCAGGGAGAAGGGCGTCGCCGGCTACCCCGGAGACGGCACGAACCTGTGGTGCGCCGTCCACATCCGCGATGTCGCCTCCCTGTTCCGCCTGGCGCTGGAGAAGGGTCCGGCGGGTAGCTATTGGCACGCGGTTCAGGATGAGGGCGTCCCGTTCCGCGACATCGCCGAGGCCATCGGCCGTCGTCTGAATATGCCCACCGTGAGCATCCCCATGGATGTCCTGATGCTGCCGGGATACTTCGGCCAATTCATGAATCTGGTCACCGGATCCTTCCCGGCGAGCAGCCTCATCACCCGCCAAACCCTGGGCTGGTACCCCGTTGGGCCCGGTCTGTTCGCGGACTTGGACAACGGTCACTACTTCCCGGTGGCGGCGGCATGA
- a CDS encoding ketopantoate reductase family protein → MRILVVGAGVIGSVYAASLLEAGHTVTVCARGRRLAELRTGGLVLQDAATGRWTTEKVDAVATPDGVACDLVIVAVRRDQMVSAARQLAAMEADAMFFGNAAGLTQSLAVAMGHPTMFGFPAAAGVLKDATVRFVPIRAQKTMVADSDGRRSARLRRIAETFDSAGFATTISTDPEGWLTAHAAFVVPIQLALRRVDVQPRRLAADRALLTTMVRATRQAFRALLSAGNAEIPRNLRALYLLMPERFALWYWRKTLSGPRGELWFAAHTRAAPEELASLAKALRAAIGASARTAPDLEALLTS, encoded by the coding sequence ATGCGGATTTTGGTGGTCGGGGCAGGTGTCATCGGCAGTGTCTATGCCGCAAGCCTGCTGGAAGCAGGTCATACGGTGACGGTGTGCGCGCGGGGACGCCGACTCGCCGAGTTGCGTACCGGCGGCCTGGTACTGCAGGACGCCGCAACCGGTAGGTGGACCACCGAGAAGGTGGATGCCGTCGCGACGCCCGACGGGGTGGCGTGCGACCTTGTGATTGTCGCGGTGCGCCGCGATCAGATGGTCAGCGCCGCTCGGCAATTGGCGGCTATGGAAGCTGATGCGATGTTTTTCGGCAACGCCGCGGGCCTGACCCAGAGCCTCGCGGTGGCAATGGGCCATCCGACGATGTTCGGATTTCCTGCGGCCGCTGGGGTGCTCAAAGACGCGACGGTGCGGTTTGTGCCGATCCGCGCGCAAAAGACCATGGTGGCCGACTCGGATGGTCGAAGATCAGCCCGGCTACGCCGCATTGCCGAGACGTTCGACTCTGCGGGATTCGCAACAACTATCAGCACCGATCCCGAGGGGTGGCTGACCGCACATGCCGCGTTCGTCGTACCGATTCAGCTGGCCTTGCGCCGTGTCGACGTTCAGCCGCGGCGGCTGGCCGCTGACCGGGCGCTTCTCACGACGATGGTGCGAGCCACCCGGCAGGCCTTTCGCGCCCTGCTGTCTGCGGGCAACGCCGAGATTCCCCGCAACCTGCGTGCGCTGTATCTCCTCATGCCAGAACGCTTCGCGCTGTGGTACTGGCGCAAGACCTTGAGTGGCCCGCGCGGCGAGCTGTGGTTCGCCGCCCATACCCGCGCTGCACCAGAAGAACTCGCCTCACTCGCGAAGGCGTTGCGCGCCGCTATCGGTGCCAGCGCACGCACCGCACCGGATCTCGAAGCATTGCTCACCAGTTGA
- a CDS encoding MarR family winged helix-turn-helix transcriptional regulator, translating to MEPNWLNAQEARAWRTFVDAHYRLEFHLARRLQESGLSGADYEVLALLSEHDGDRMPSHQLRNALGWEKSRLSHQVRRMQTDGLISREPNPGDARSTMICLLPAGRAAIENAAPGHVQDVRCNFVDLFTPAELDTLTALNQRILHHLAQVDDSSE from the coding sequence ATGGAACCGAACTGGCTGAACGCGCAAGAAGCCCGCGCCTGGCGAACCTTCGTCGATGCGCATTACCGACTCGAGTTTCACCTCGCTCGACGCCTACAGGAATCGGGCCTATCCGGGGCCGACTACGAAGTCCTGGCGTTACTCTCCGAGCACGACGGGGACCGCATGCCTTCCCATCAGCTACGCAACGCACTGGGCTGGGAGAAGAGCCGTTTGTCCCACCAGGTGCGGCGCATGCAGACCGACGGGTTGATCAGCCGTGAACCCAATCCCGGCGACGCCCGCAGCACCATGATCTGCCTACTGCCGGCCGGCCGCGCTGCCATCGAGAACGCGGCGCCGGGGCACGTGCAGGACGTCCGCTGCAACTTCGTTGATCTGTTCACCCCGGCCGAACTCGACACGCTCACCGCCCTCAACCAACGAATCTTGCACCACCTGGCCCAAGTCGACGACTCCTCCGAATAG
- a CDS encoding MspA family porin — MVFAVFAVSCTFAAPGAVAEPQSMPDRWTQFVTDDGWVVDVNTTNEVIDHIDNLAGASNSWQARVTLRSEARITGSGGSPIQDAQLESGYFVGCRTDSSPGVEVGVDAGIDPYQQINGQVYGGGFGQGQGGAGGGGGGGGGFAGASAGATLGVQEHLGGHIRVLLKPGGLAQVPMDRISLRTMHAVSNLREQNIEADGCGGQVKIQSYTTIRVRTDNGNDTQTLYGEPKDL, encoded by the coding sequence ATGGTGTTCGCTGTGTTTGCAGTATCGTGTACGTTTGCGGCGCCGGGCGCAGTAGCCGAACCACAGTCGATGCCCGATCGGTGGACTCAATTCGTCACCGACGACGGGTGGGTGGTGGATGTGAACACCACCAACGAGGTCATCGATCACATCGACAATCTGGCCGGCGCGTCCAACTCCTGGCAGGCCAGGGTCACGTTGCGGTCGGAGGCACGGATCACCGGCAGCGGCGGCTCGCCAATCCAGGACGCCCAACTTGAATCCGGCTACTTCGTCGGATGCCGTACCGATTCCTCACCCGGTGTCGAGGTTGGCGTTGACGCGGGGATTGATCCGTATCAGCAGATCAACGGACAGGTTTACGGCGGCGGCTTTGGGCAGGGCCAGGGCGGCGCCGGTGGGGGTGGCGGCGGTGGCGGTGGTTTCGCCGGCGCTTCGGCAGGGGCCACCCTCGGCGTGCAGGAGCATCTGGGAGGGCATATCCGAGTGTTGCTCAAACCCGGTGGGCTGGCGCAGGTTCCGATGGATCGCATCAGTCTGCGCACCATGCACGCGGTATCGAATCTGCGCGAGCAGAACATCGAAGCCGACGGCTGCGGCGGGCAGGTGAAGATTCAGTCGTACACCACGATCCGGGTGCGCACCGACAACGGCAATGACACTCAGACCCTCTATGGCGAGCCGAAGGACTTGTGA
- a CDS encoding YceI family protein — protein MNSALQYAVVGTGSVGAVLAQRFSDHHVPALWANTRGPETIDVTELSASITPTTLDAALDADVIILAIPFLKVRELGTTRSDWSGKIVVDATNAFLVPNSEQILGGRLSTEYNAEAFPGAAMVKSFNQTAARQLAEKRPPEFGKRVVFVSSNDSAASATVAGLCADLGFAPIELGRLDEGGTLIQARNALVLRELYELPSALEQNAQSTSTVEHQVSPGTWTIDPIHSSITFSVRHLMVGRVRGRFGDFSGAITVPENGIPSFTATIAVGSVDTGNPDRDEHLRAPDIFGADEFPTATLASVDMHSTGQNDWVLIIDFTLRGITKRLPLPFSFLGVSAGMGHGEVAGFEGAIKLKRSDFGVLTDTPVLAGGGPMLADTVDVTVSVEAVKQPSAPTRSEGGAAPV, from the coding sequence ATGAACAGCGCTCTGCAGTACGCCGTCGTGGGCACCGGCAGCGTTGGCGCGGTTTTGGCGCAACGGTTCTCCGACCACCACGTCCCAGCACTGTGGGCCAACACGCGAGGACCGGAGACGATCGACGTCACCGAACTGTCCGCCTCGATTACACCGACCACGCTAGACGCGGCCCTGGATGCCGACGTGATCATCCTGGCCATTCCGTTCCTGAAGGTCCGCGAGTTGGGCACGACCCGTTCGGACTGGTCGGGCAAGATCGTCGTCGACGCTACGAACGCGTTTCTGGTGCCCAACTCTGAGCAAATCCTCGGCGGCCGCCTGTCGACCGAGTACAACGCCGAGGCCTTCCCAGGCGCCGCGATGGTCAAGTCGTTCAACCAAACCGCCGCCAGGCAGCTGGCCGAGAAGCGCCCACCCGAATTCGGGAAACGCGTGGTTTTCGTGTCCAGCAACGACTCCGCAGCCAGCGCCACGGTGGCCGGGCTGTGCGCCGATCTCGGCTTTGCCCCCATCGAACTCGGCCGCCTCGATGAGGGCGGCACACTCATCCAGGCCCGCAACGCCCTGGTCCTACGCGAACTCTACGAGCTGCCGTCCGCACTTGAGCAGAACGCCCAGTCCACTTCGACTGTCGAGCACCAAGTCTCACCCGGTACGTGGACGATCGACCCCATTCACTCGTCCATCACGTTCTCGGTTCGCCACCTGATGGTCGGCCGAGTACGTGGGCGGTTCGGCGACTTTTCCGGAGCAATCACCGTGCCGGAGAACGGAATTCCGAGCTTCACGGCCACCATCGCGGTTGGATCGGTGGACACCGGCAACCCGGACCGCGACGAACACCTACGGGCACCCGACATCTTCGGCGCCGACGAGTTCCCCACCGCCACCCTCGCCTCGGTCGACATGCACAGCACCGGGCAGAACGACTGGGTGCTCATCATCGACTTCACCCTGCGCGGAATCACCAAACGCCTACCACTGCCATTCTCATTTCTCGGCGTGAGCGCCGGTATGGGGCACGGTGAAGTGGCCGGGTTCGAAGGCGCAATCAAACTGAAGCGCAGCGACTTCGGCGTCCTGACCGACACCCCCGTGCTAGCCGGCGGCGGCCCGATGCTCGCTGACACCGTCGACGTCACCGTGTCCGTGGAGGCGGTCAAACAGCCCTCCGCGCCGACCCGATCAGAGGGCGGCGCCGCACCCGTGTAG
- a CDS encoding NADPH-dependent F420 reductase codes for MSSISIIGTGNMARTIATLAVAGGNTVEIIGRDQSKAADLAKDLGGSTTTGDFGAVPAGDIVIVALGYANVVPVVAQYGDALADKVIVDICNPVNSTADGLAIPGGTSMAQNVAAQAPAGASVVKAFNTTFGAVLAKGHSMDVLIAGDDEHAKARVAEFIESLALRPLDVGGLTMARYLEGTGLVMIGLAQHGVGNFDFALDVTVPG; via the coding sequence ATGAGCAGCATCAGCATCATCGGCACCGGAAACATGGCCCGCACCATCGCCACGCTGGCCGTTGCGGGCGGCAACACCGTCGAGATCATCGGCCGCGATCAGTCCAAGGCCGCCGACCTGGCCAAAGATCTGGGCGGCAGCACCACGACCGGAGACTTCGGTGCCGTCCCGGCCGGGGACATCGTCATCGTGGCCCTCGGGTACGCCAACGTCGTTCCCGTCGTCGCCCAGTACGGAGATGCACTGGCGGACAAGGTGATCGTCGACATCTGCAACCCCGTCAACTCCACCGCCGACGGGCTCGCCATCCCCGGCGGCACCTCCATGGCGCAGAACGTTGCCGCGCAAGCCCCGGCCGGCGCCAGCGTGGTCAAGGCATTCAATACCACCTTCGGTGCTGTCCTGGCCAAGGGCCATTCGATGGACGTCCTCATCGCCGGCGACGACGAGCACGCCAAGGCCCGCGTCGCGGAGTTCATCGAGAGCCTGGCACTGCGCCCGCTCGACGTCGGCGGCTTGACCATGGCGCGCTACCTGGAAGGAACGGGCCTGGTCATGATCGGTCTCGCACAACACGGGGTGGGGAACTTCGACTTCGCCCTCGACGTCACCGTCCCCGGCTGA
- a CDS encoding LpqN/LpqT family lipoprotein yields the protein MDPKAPGEPTLALPTPSGWANSASMDSPVIRGLVANEALRANDFTPNAVVTLEDLTGKVANAQQGIDAEIAGAAQNGIAVASRTPGTVCGHPSATITYTLRGHAVTALVTAAADGHKVWAATLTVQTSEPDNPAYIADKQAILDNFQFILPSHGTGQ from the coding sequence TTGGATCCGAAGGCACCCGGCGAGCCGACGTTGGCACTTCCCACTCCGTCGGGGTGGGCCAATTCGGCTTCGATGGATTCACCGGTCATCCGTGGGCTCGTTGCCAACGAGGCGCTGCGGGCCAACGACTTCACGCCGAACGCGGTAGTGACCCTGGAAGATCTGACCGGCAAGGTCGCCAATGCCCAGCAAGGCATCGATGCCGAGATCGCCGGCGCTGCGCAGAACGGCATCGCTGTTGCGAGTCGGACACCGGGAACCGTGTGTGGGCACCCGAGTGCAACGATCACCTACACGCTTCGAGGCCACGCGGTGACGGCGCTGGTCACTGCCGCGGCAGACGGGCACAAAGTATGGGCCGCAACACTGACCGTGCAGACCAGCGAACCGGATAACCCGGCGTACATCGCCGACAAGCAGGCCATTCTGGACAACTTCCAGTTCATCCTGCCCAGTCATGGGACTGGGCAGTAA
- a CDS encoding MCE family protein: MAGPNSTEHVDGLPPPPIAEGQVHAPLNADRSPPYRAAAVGLALFVVLVLALTWCQFRGYFDTKDVLYVMYNRSGLSMDPGSKVTYNGVPIGRLQAAEAQSGSDGQTQAKLVLSVDPQYLGLLPGNVDVKLLATTAFGNKYISFTSPANPSPQRLKSGDVINARGVTTEFNTLFETITAISGQVDPVKLNQTLTAAAQALDGLGDKFGQSLVNGNTILADLNQRMPIFRHDVKAVADLSEVYANASPDLWDGLASAVTTARTLNDQSGNLDKALMASVGLGNTGGDIVERGGPYLTRGAEDLLPTSALLDKYSPELDCMFRGFATGAPAAAKGVGGNGYSLAMNQELVGAANSYVYPDNLPRINASGGPMGRPGCWTVSKDIWPMPYMVMDTGASIAPYNHFGLGSPFASEYVWGRQDGDYTINP; this comes from the coding sequence ATGGCGGGTCCCAATTCGACGGAACACGTCGATGGGTTGCCACCGCCGCCGATCGCCGAGGGCCAGGTCCACGCCCCGTTGAACGCTGACCGGTCGCCGCCGTACCGCGCGGCTGCGGTGGGGTTGGCGCTGTTCGTGGTGCTGGTGCTGGCGCTGACTTGGTGCCAGTTCCGAGGCTATTTCGACACCAAGGACGTGCTGTATGTGATGTACAACCGGTCCGGATTGTCGATGGATCCGGGTTCCAAGGTCACCTACAACGGGGTGCCGATCGGCCGGCTGCAGGCCGCTGAAGCCCAAAGCGGTAGTGACGGCCAGACTCAAGCCAAACTCGTCCTCAGCGTTGATCCGCAGTACCTGGGCCTGCTGCCCGGCAATGTGGACGTCAAACTGTTGGCCACCACCGCCTTCGGCAACAAGTACATCTCGTTCACCTCGCCGGCGAACCCGTCGCCGCAGCGCCTCAAGAGCGGTGACGTGATCAACGCCAGGGGCGTCACCACCGAATTCAACACGCTGTTCGAGACCATCACCGCGATCTCCGGGCAGGTGGACCCGGTCAAGCTCAACCAGACGCTAACCGCGGCGGCCCAGGCTCTCGACGGCCTGGGTGACAAGTTCGGTCAGTCCTTGGTCAACGGCAACACCATCCTGGCTGACCTCAACCAGCGGATGCCGATCTTCCGGCACGACGTCAAGGCTGTCGCCGACCTATCCGAGGTGTACGCCAACGCATCCCCGGATCTGTGGGACGGCCTGGCGAGCGCGGTCACCACGGCCCGTACCTTGAACGATCAGAGCGGCAATCTGGACAAGGCGCTGATGGCCTCGGTCGGGCTCGGCAACACCGGTGGTGACATCGTCGAACGGGGCGGCCCCTACCTGACCCGGGGCGCCGAGGACCTGCTGCCGACCTCGGCCCTGCTGGACAAGTACAGCCCTGAGCTCGACTGCATGTTCCGCGGTTTCGCCACCGGTGCGCCGGCCGCGGCCAAGGGTGTGGGCGGTAACGGCTACTCGCTGGCGATGAATCAGGAACTGGTCGGTGCCGCCAACTCCTACGTCTATCCGGACAACCTGCCCCGGATCAATGCCTCCGGCGGTCCGATGGGTCGCCCGGGCTGCTGGACGGTCAGCAAGGACATCTGGCCGATGCCGTACATGGTGATGGACACAGGCGCGTCAATCGCGCCGTACAACCACTTCGGCCTGGGTTCGCCGTTCGCGTCCGAATACGTCTGGGGTCGTCAAGACGGGGACTACACCATCAATCCGTGA
- a CDS encoding nuclear transport factor 2-like protein: MTTFAPHRDTLESFVDCINGGADKATLTGLLAENVMLYGPFGDEPVTGRAAAVETITRVNALSADDTYTEVLSGDTHHAAHFRLQVGDAAVNGIFFVLLDADAKIAEVSIFYRTVPDGVALQRNLAQAIDMPAWELRTSGS, translated from the coding sequence ATGACCACATTCGCCCCCCACCGTGACACGTTGGAGTCATTCGTCGACTGCATCAACGGCGGCGCAGACAAAGCCACTCTCACAGGCCTGCTCGCCGAGAACGTGATGCTGTACGGCCCGTTCGGCGACGAGCCAGTCACCGGCCGCGCGGCCGCCGTGGAGACCATAACAAGGGTCAACGCACTGTCAGCCGACGACACCTACACGGAGGTCCTCAGCGGCGACACCCACCACGCCGCACACTTCCGGCTGCAAGTCGGCGACGCCGCGGTCAACGGCATCTTCTTCGTCCTGCTCGACGCCGACGCCAAGATCGCCGAGGTCAGCATCTTCTACCGCACCGTGCCGGACGGAGTCGCGCTGCAACGCAACCTGGCGCAGGCAATCGACATGCCGGCCTGGGAACTCCGCACCAGCGGGTCGTGA